A DNA window from Pseudomonas wuhanensis contains the following coding sequences:
- a CDS encoding transporter substrate-binding domain-containing protein, with amino-acid sequence MKTIKSTMLLCGLLALASGVQAEQSPSHLDTVLQQGQLRVCTTGDYKPYTVKGEDGEYSGIDIAMARSLADSLGVKVEWVQTTWKTLMPDMLAGKCDIGVGGISVTLERQKKAFFSTTLDIDGKIPLVRCEDQAKYQTIEQINQPSVRLVEPAGGTNEAFVHAFLPKAQLKLHDNVTIFQELLDKKADVMITDASEALYQQKLKPGLCAVNPTQFMQYGEKAYLLPRDDISWKLYVDQWLHLAKVTGNYQKILGQWIAVPEAK; translated from the coding sequence ATGAAAACCATAAAAAGCACAATGCTGCTCTGTGGCCTGCTCGCGTTAGCCAGCGGCGTTCAGGCAGAGCAAAGCCCTTCCCATCTGGACACCGTCCTGCAACAAGGCCAACTTCGCGTTTGCACCACAGGCGACTACAAACCCTATACCGTCAAAGGTGAAGACGGCGAATACTCGGGCATCGACATCGCCATGGCCCGCTCGCTGGCCGACAGCCTGGGCGTGAAGGTCGAGTGGGTCCAGACCACCTGGAAAACCCTGATGCCCGACATGCTCGCGGGCAAATGCGACATCGGCGTCGGCGGCATCTCCGTCACGCTGGAACGCCAGAAAAAAGCCTTCTTCAGCACCACCCTGGATATCGACGGCAAAATCCCGCTGGTGCGCTGCGAAGATCAAGCGAAATACCAGACCATCGAACAAATCAACCAGCCTTCGGTTCGCCTGGTCGAACCAGCCGGCGGCACCAACGAAGCCTTCGTCCACGCCTTCCTGCCCAAGGCGCAGTTGAAGCTACACGACAACGTGACCATTTTTCAGGAACTGCTGGATAAGAAGGCTGATGTGATGATTACCGATGCTTCGGAGGCGCTGTATCAGCAGAAACTCAAACCGGGTTTGTGTGCAGTTAACCCGACGCAATTTATGCAGTATGGGGAGAAGGCTTATCTGTTGCCGCGTGATGATATTAGCTGGAAGTTGTATGTCGATCAGTGGCTGCATCTGGCCAAGGTGACGGGGAATTACCAGAAAATTTTGGGTCAGTGGATAGCGGTGCCGGAGGCGAAATAG
- a CDS encoding DUF2933 domain-containing protein: MNHSNPSAPPAPSFWRSKPGIALGMLLAIGLFYLAREHYGHIYPLLPYLILLLCPLMHLFGHHHGRH; this comes from the coding sequence ATGAACCACTCAAACCCCTCGGCCCCTCCAGCCCCCTCGTTCTGGCGCAGCAAACCCGGCATCGCGCTGGGTATGCTGCTGGCGATCGGGCTGTTCTACCTGGCCCGTGAGCATTACGGCCATATTTACCCGCTTCTGCCCTATCTGATTCTATTGCTGTGCCCGTTGATGCACCTGTTCGGGCATCATCACGGCAGACACTGA
- the copD gene encoding copper homeostasis membrane protein CopD: MSDSVSIALRFALYVDLMLLFGVALFGLYSLKGQERVSGAVLPFRSMLAGTAVLGAVLSVASMVMMASAMSGETDFAELRPHIEMMVFEMDVGLAWVVRIAVLVVAILAVMLRAPGFSLWIAAFAGGVALSSLAWSGHGAMDEGNLRIWHFTVDILHLLAAGVWLGALLAFVLMAKINALQTEARIRLLARAVSRFEAIGAAIVVVITVTGVVNYLFIVGPKLDEVFLSTYGILLFTKVVLFAGMLVLAALNRFHLGPFLERSLRDGQYTVAANALRRSVVVELAAAVVIVGLVAWLGTLSPEMDAQ, translated from the coding sequence ATGAGCGACTCGGTCAGCATTGCCCTGCGGTTTGCGTTGTATGTGGATTTGATGCTGTTGTTCGGGGTGGCGCTTTTTGGGCTGTACAGCCTTAAAGGGCAGGAACGGGTGTCTGGGGCGGTGCTGCCATTCCGGTCGATGTTGGCGGGGACGGCAGTGCTGGGCGCGGTGTTGTCTGTCGCCAGTATGGTGATGATGGCGAGTGCCATGAGCGGTGAAACGGACTTCGCCGAGCTGCGTCCACACATCGAAATGATGGTATTTGAAATGGATGTCGGATTGGCCTGGGTGGTTCGCATCGCAGTGCTGGTCGTCGCTATTTTGGCGGTAATGCTCCGTGCACCTGGTTTCAGTTTATGGATCGCGGCTTTTGCCGGTGGTGTTGCCCTCTCCAGCCTGGCCTGGAGCGGGCATGGGGCGATGGATGAAGGCAATCTTCGCATTTGGCACTTCACGGTGGACATTCTGCACTTGCTGGCGGCAGGGGTTTGGCTTGGCGCGTTGCTGGCGTTTGTGTTGATGGCCAAGATCAACGCCCTGCAAACCGAAGCTCGCATCAGGTTGCTGGCCCGCGCGGTTAGTCGGTTTGAGGCGATTGGCGCGGCCATCGTCGTGGTCATCACGGTGACGGGGGTCGTGAATTATCTATTCATCGTTGGGCCGAAGCTGGACGAGGTGTTTCTCAGCACTTACGGGATTCTGCTGTTTACCAAAGTGGTGCTGTTTGCCGGCATGCTGGTGCTCGCCGCGTTGAACCGGTTTCACCTTGGGCCGTTTCTGGAGCGGTCGTTGCGGGATGGGCAATACACGGTCGCCGCCAATGCGTTGCGGCGCAGCGTGGTGGTGGAATTGGCGGCGGCGGTGGTGATTGTGGGGTTGGTGGCTTGGCTCGGAACGCTGAGCCCGGAAATGGATGCCCAGTAA
- the copC gene encoding copper homeostasis periplasmic binding protein CopC, whose protein sequence is MRTIKTTAVAIALSTGLLMSALAQAHPKLLSSTPAEGANGAAPSNIELHFSENLVTQFSGAKLVMTAMPGMAHSPMPMKAKVSGGSDPKTMVITPLSPLPTGSYKVEWRAVSSDTHPITGNVTFKVK, encoded by the coding sequence ATGCGCACCATCAAAACCACCGCTGTCGCTATCGCACTTTCCACCGGGCTGCTCATGAGCGCACTGGCTCAAGCCCACCCGAAACTGCTCTCCTCCACCCCGGCCGAAGGTGCGAACGGTGCAGCACCGAGCAACATCGAACTGCACTTCTCCGAAAACCTCGTGACCCAATTCTCCGGCGCCAAACTGGTCATGACTGCCATGCCCGGCATGGCCCACTCCCCCATGCCCATGAAAGCCAAAGTCTCCGGCGGCAGCGACCCGAAAACCATGGTCATCACCCCGCTCTCGCCCCTGCCCACCGGCAGCTACAAAGTCGAATGGCGCGCCGTGTCTTCAGACACTCACCCGATCACCGGCAACGTTACGTTCAAAGTGAAGTGA
- a CDS encoding copper resistance protein B, translated as MTRLTPISLALVTVGLTLSSAMAATDNMQGMDHSQMPGMDHSQMQSEDYGQMQPAAPIQSRTPIPALTDADRAAVFVSPAGHNVHDTALNYYFLADKLEWQDADDGSALAWDLSGWIGGDIDRLWLRSEGERVNGKTEDAEVQALWGHAISPWWDVVTGVRQDFKPGDPQTWAAFGVQGMALYNFEAEATAFIGEGGQTAARLEGDYDILLTNRLILQPTAELNVYGKNDPQRGIGSGLSNTEAGLRLRYEIRREFAPYIGVTWNRTYGKTADYARDEGEDRSEARLVVGVRLWF; from the coding sequence ATGACCAGACTCACTCCGATCTCTTTGGCCCTCGTTACCGTGGGCCTGACGCTTTCTTCGGCCATGGCCGCCACCGATAACATGCAGGGCATGGACCATAGCCAGATGCCGGGCATGGATCACAGCCAGATGCAAAGCGAGGATTACGGGCAAATGCAGCCCGCCGCACCGATCCAAAGCCGCACGCCGATCCCGGCATTGACCGACGCCGACCGCGCCGCCGTTTTCGTCAGCCCCGCCGGCCACAACGTGCATGACACCGCGCTCAACTATTACTTCCTCGCCGACAAACTCGAGTGGCAGGACGCCGACGACGGCAGCGCATTGGCGTGGGATCTGTCCGGCTGGATCGGCGGCGACATTGATCGCCTGTGGCTGCGCTCCGAAGGCGAACGCGTCAATGGCAAAACCGAAGACGCCGAAGTCCAGGCCCTCTGGGGCCACGCCATCTCCCCCTGGTGGGACGTAGTGACCGGCGTGCGCCAGGATTTCAAACCCGGCGATCCGCAAACCTGGGCCGCGTTCGGCGTGCAAGGCATGGCGCTGTACAACTTCGAAGCCGAGGCCACCGCCTTCATCGGCGAAGGTGGCCAGACCGCTGCGCGGCTGGAGGGCGACTACGACATCCTGCTCACCAACCGGCTGATTCTGCAACCGACTGCCGAGCTCAACGTCTACGGCAAAAACGACCCGCAACGGGGCATCGGCTCCGGGTTGTCGAACACCGAAGCCGGCCTGCGGTTGCGCTATGAAATTCGCCGGGAATTCGCGCCCTACATCGGCGTGACCTGGAACCGCACCTACGGCAAAACCGCCGATTACGCCAGGGACGAAGGCGAGGACCGCAGCGAAGCCCGCCTGGTCGTCGGCGTTCGGCTGTGGTTCTAA
- a CDS encoding copper resistance system multicopper oxidase, producing the protein MHSNTSRRTFVKGLTAGGVLAGLGLWRTPVWAVTSPGEPNVLAGTDFDLFIGETPVNITGNPRTAMTINGGIPGPLLRWREGDTVTLRVKNKLKDSTSIHWHGILLPANMDGVPGLSFHGIEPDGMYVYQFKVRQNGTYWYHSHSGLQEQSGVYGPLVIDAKEPEPFQYDRDYVVMLTDWTDENAASLMKTLKKQSDYYNYHKRTVGDFIHDVSEKGWGSTVADRKMWAEMKMNPTDLADVSGATYTYLMNGQAPNMNWTGVFRPGEKLRLRFINGSAMTYFDVRIPGLKMTVVAADGLHVKPVSVDEFRIAVAETFDVIVEPTQDAYTLFAQSMDRTGYARGTLAAKAGLSAPVPPLDPRPLVTMDDMGMGGMDHGSMGGDMAGMDHSAMQGMTGMDGGDMQGMDTMAGMDHSSMAMGAMAGMQSHPDTEKDNPLVDMQAMTTSPKLDDPGLGLRDNGRRVLTYSDLRSTFEDPDGREPGRTIELHLTGHMEKFAWSFNGVKFSDAEPLRLKYGERIRVVLVNDTMMTHPIHLHGMWSDLEDENGQFMVRKHTIDMPPGSKRSYRVTADALGRWAYHCHLLYHMEMGMFREVRVEE; encoded by the coding sequence ATGCATTCCAACACCTCAAGACGCACTTTCGTGAAGGGCCTCACCGCTGGCGGGGTTCTTGCTGGCCTCGGGCTGTGGCGCACGCCGGTCTGGGCGGTCACCAGCCCCGGTGAACCGAACGTGCTGGCCGGTACCGACTTCGATCTGTTTATCGGCGAAACTCCGGTCAACATCACCGGCAACCCTCGCACGGCGATGACCATCAACGGCGGCATTCCCGGCCCTCTGCTGCGCTGGCGTGAAGGCGACACCGTCACGCTGCGGGTGAAGAACAAACTCAAGGACAGCACCTCCATTCACTGGCACGGCATTTTGCTGCCGGCCAACATGGACGGCGTGCCGGGCCTGAGCTTTCACGGCATCGAACCGGACGGGATGTACGTTTACCAGTTCAAGGTCCGGCAGAACGGCACTTACTGGTATCACAGCCATTCGGGGCTTCAGGAACAGTCCGGGGTGTATGGCCCGTTGGTGATCGACGCCAAGGAACCGGAACCTTTCCAGTACGACCGCGACTACGTGGTGATGCTCACCGACTGGACCGACGAAAACGCGGCCAGCCTGATGAAGACGCTGAAAAAGCAGTCCGATTACTACAACTACCACAAGCGCACCGTGGGCGACTTCATCCACGACGTCAGCGAAAAAGGCTGGGGCTCGACAGTCGCAGATCGCAAGATGTGGGCCGAGATGAAGATGAACCCCACCGATCTGGCCGACGTCAGCGGTGCCACTTACACCTACTTGATGAACGGCCAGGCGCCGAACATGAACTGGACTGGCGTATTCCGCCCCGGCGAAAAACTGCGACTGCGGTTTATCAACGGCTCCGCCATGACCTACTTCGACGTGCGTATCCCGGGTTTGAAAATGACCGTGGTCGCGGCGGATGGCCTGCACGTCAAACCGGTGAGCGTCGACGAGTTCCGCATCGCGGTGGCGGAGACGTTCGATGTAATCGTCGAGCCGACCCAGGACGCCTACACCCTGTTCGCCCAGTCGATGGATCGAACGGGTTATGCGCGAGGCACCCTGGCGGCGAAGGCCGGGTTGTCGGCACCGGTTCCTCCGCTGGATCCGCGACCGCTGGTGACCATGGATGACATGGGCATGGGCGGGATGGATCACGGCAGCATGGGTGGCGACATGGCGGGGATGGATCACAGTGCAATGCAAGGCATGACGGGCATGGACGGCGGTGACATGCAGGGCATGGACACCATGGCCGGCATGGATCACAGCAGCATGGCCATGGGCGCCATGGCCGGTATGCAATCCCATCCCGACACGGAAAAAGACAACCCGCTGGTGGACATGCAAGCCATGACCACCTCGCCGAAACTCGACGACCCGGGCCTTGGCTTGCGCGACAACGGCCGTCGCGTACTGACTTACTCCGACCTGCGCAGCACCTTCGAAGACCCGGACGGCCGCGAGCCCGGTCGCACCATCGAGTTGCACCTCACCGGCCACATGGAGAAATTCGCCTGGTCGTTCAACGGCGTGAAATTCTCCGATGCCGAACCGCTGCGACTCAAGTACGGTGAGCGAATCCGGGTCGTCCTGGTCAACGACACGATGATGACTCACCCCATTCATTTGCACGGTATGTGGAGCGACCTCGAAGACGAGAACGGCCAGTTCATGGTGCGCAAACACACTATCGACATGCCACCGGGATCAAAGCGCAGCTATCGGGTCACCGCCGATGCGCTCGGCCGCTGGGCCTACCACTGCCATCTCCTGTATCACATGGAAATGGGCATGTTCCGTGAAGTTCGCGTGGAAGAATGA
- a CDS encoding murein L,D-transpeptidase catalytic domain family protein, with protein sequence MALDRCGFLITALLLTACTLPAAYADSLEAALIKAAPNANAKVIALAVRASQCSRTQGTAPAQRLAVIDYSLPSTAQRLWVFDLKQRKLLFHELVAHGRNSGENMARQFSNRNASFATSLGLYRTQSSYVGQNGYSLRMEGLEPGFNDNAFERAIVIHGAPYVSPDLARANGRIGRSLGCPAVRPAIAHQLIDSMKDGQLLFSYYPDQRWLKSSSYINCGNATVADSSKPNRSH encoded by the coding sequence ATGGCCCTAGACCGCTGCGGCTTTTTAATAACGGCCCTGTTGCTGACCGCGTGTACTTTACCGGCAGCCTACGCCGATTCGCTTGAAGCCGCGCTGATCAAAGCGGCCCCCAATGCCAATGCCAAGGTGATTGCCCTGGCCGTACGCGCCTCTCAATGCAGCCGGACCCAAGGCACGGCCCCGGCGCAAAGACTGGCAGTCATCGATTACTCCCTACCCTCGACCGCGCAACGTCTTTGGGTATTCGACCTTAAACAACGCAAATTGTTGTTCCATGAGCTGGTCGCCCACGGTCGCAACAGCGGCGAAAACATGGCCCGCCAGTTCTCCAACCGCAATGCCAGCTTCGCCACCAGTCTGGGTTTGTACCGAACCCAGTCCAGCTATGTCGGGCAGAACGGTTATTCGTTGCGCATGGAAGGTCTGGAGCCGGGTTTCAACGACAATGCTTTCGAGCGGGCGATCGTTATTCATGGCGCGCCGTATGTCAGTCCTGATCTGGCGCGAGCGAATGGCCGGATCGGTAGAAGCCTGGGTTGCCCGGCCGTGAGGCCTGCGATTGCGCATCAGCTGATCGACTCGATGAAGGATGGGCAGTTGTTGTTTTCCTACTATCCGGATCAGCGTTGGTTGAAGTCTTCTTCGTATATCAATTGCGGTAACGCGACCGTGGCGGACTCGTCCAAGCCGAATAGAAGTCACTAA